The following proteins are co-located in the Alcaligenes faecalis genome:
- a CDS encoding monovalent cation/H+ antiporter subunit A, producing the protein MYLLVILALPFIGSLLSSLMPANSRKLQASLAGAVAVTCTLLTLYAYPDIARGEIVESSRSWIPAHGLTFKLRMDGYAWLFSIIITAMGALIALYAHYYLSAQDPVRRFFSFLQAFMGSMLGVVLSGNLIQLVVFWELTSISSFMLIAYWYHRMDARRGARMSLIITGTGGFCLLAGVLMLGQAAGSYDLSVVLESGEQIRNHPWYTGMLVLIALGALTKSAQFPFHIWLPHAMAAPTPVSAYLHSATMVKAGVFLLARLWPALSGTTEWAVIIGGAGLCSLTLGAYVAMFQRDMKGVLAYSTISHLGLITLLLGLNSPLALVAALFHMMNHATFKASLFMAAGIVDHETGTRNLNRLSGLRHAMPLTATLATVAAAAMAGVPLLNGFISKEMFFAETILAGNGNTWEYALPIVAVIAGAFSVAYSLRFIAQVFFGPVATDLPREPHEPPRRMLIPSAILVLTCLLVGMIPSLTFGPFLHTAANAILGAEMPQYNLAVWHGFNLPLIMSLLATGMGVLFVLIINRFYKNRQGRTPLLNRADGRRFFELAMEYLEVAANWAVGKLYSPRLQRQMLLIVVATLCVAALPLVRGNWFKSTISTPIDPFFALMWVVGIACAIGAARQAKFHRPASLLLSGGAGLVTSLTFAWLSAPDLALTQLAVEVVTVVLILLGLRWLPQRVSDMPGNQDKSARALLRRSRDLIIAILAGCGIAALAYAMMTRPHPSGISPFFIEKALPLGGGANVVNVILVDFRGFDTFGEIVVLAIVALTVFALLRRFRPPIEAIAQPLARRQNVKDSREAVFVEPDPKTALPEGIMQIPAVLLRLLLPISTLIALYFLLRGHNLPGGGFVGGLIMATGIILQYMVSGVVWMESRPLIQPQTWIGLGLLTAGVAAMLVWAFNKPFLSAQSWDLHLPLIGDVHTSSALIFDIGVFMLVIGSTILILIALAHQSLRFYRKLPSLQSASNAASGMEEK; encoded by the coding sequence TAGAGTCGTCACGCTCCTGGATCCCTGCTCATGGCCTGACCTTCAAACTGCGCATGGACGGCTATGCCTGGCTGTTCAGTATCATCATTACCGCCATGGGGGCCTTGATTGCCCTTTATGCGCATTACTACCTGTCGGCCCAAGATCCGGTCCGGCGCTTTTTTTCCTTTCTGCAAGCCTTCATGGGTTCGATGCTGGGAGTGGTACTGTCGGGCAACCTGATTCAGTTGGTCGTATTTTGGGAGCTGACAAGTATCTCCTCCTTCATGCTGATCGCCTATTGGTATCACCGCATGGATGCGCGCCGGGGCGCGCGCATGTCGCTGATCATTACAGGTACTGGGGGGTTCTGCTTACTGGCGGGTGTGCTCATGCTTGGCCAGGCCGCTGGCAGTTATGACCTGAGCGTGGTTCTGGAGTCGGGCGAGCAGATTCGCAACCATCCTTGGTATACCGGGATGCTGGTCCTGATTGCCTTGGGCGCGCTCACTAAAAGCGCCCAGTTCCCCTTTCATATCTGGCTACCTCATGCCATGGCCGCCCCCACTCCCGTGTCGGCGTATTTACACTCGGCCACCATGGTCAAGGCCGGAGTATTCCTGTTGGCACGCCTGTGGCCCGCGCTGTCTGGAACGACTGAATGGGCTGTCATTATTGGTGGCGCGGGTCTGTGCTCTCTGACGCTGGGGGCCTACGTCGCCATGTTCCAGCGGGATATGAAAGGCGTGCTGGCCTACTCCACGATTAGTCACCTGGGTCTGATTACCTTGCTGCTGGGCCTGAACAGCCCGCTTGCGCTGGTCGCGGCGCTGTTTCACATGATGAACCATGCCACCTTCAAGGCCTCTTTGTTCATGGCAGCCGGTATCGTGGACCACGAAACAGGTACCCGTAACCTGAATCGGCTATCAGGTCTACGTCACGCCATGCCCTTGACGGCCACTCTGGCGACCGTCGCTGCGGCCGCCATGGCTGGCGTCCCCCTGTTGAATGGCTTTATTTCCAAGGAAATGTTCTTTGCCGAGACCATTCTGGCCGGTAACGGCAATACCTGGGAGTACGCCCTACCCATTGTTGCAGTCATTGCCGGGGCCTTTAGCGTTGCCTATTCCCTCCGCTTTATCGCTCAGGTCTTCTTTGGCCCCGTCGCCACCGACTTGCCACGAGAGCCGCATGAGCCCCCTCGCCGCATGTTGATCCCCAGTGCTATTTTGGTACTGACCTGTTTATTGGTCGGCATGATTCCCAGCCTGACTTTTGGTCCCTTCCTGCATACGGCGGCCAACGCTATTCTGGGCGCTGAAATGCCCCAATACAATCTGGCCGTCTGGCATGGTTTCAACCTGCCCTTGATCATGAGCCTGCTTGCCACCGGCATGGGCGTCCTCTTCGTTCTGATCATCAACCGCTTCTACAAAAACCGTCAAGGCCGTACACCCTTGCTAAACCGTGCCGATGGCCGGCGCTTCTTTGAGCTGGCCATGGAGTATCTGGAAGTGGCCGCAAACTGGGCGGTAGGCAAGCTCTACTCACCACGCCTGCAACGTCAGATGCTGTTGATTGTGGTGGCCACCCTGTGCGTTGCCGCCTTGCCCCTGGTCCGTGGAAACTGGTTCAAATCCACCATTTCCACACCTATCGATCCCTTCTTTGCCCTGATGTGGGTAGTGGGAATTGCCTGCGCGATTGGTGCGGCCCGTCAAGCCAAGTTCCACCGTCCAGCCTCCTTGCTGCTGTCTGGCGGGGCAGGTCTGGTTACCAGCCTGACCTTTGCCTGGCTGTCGGCCCCTGACCTGGCCCTGACTCAATTGGCCGTGGAAGTCGTCACCGTTGTGCTGATTTTGCTGGGCCTGCGCTGGTTGCCACAGCGAGTCAGCGATATGCCCGGCAACCAGGACAAGAGTGCCCGCGCCCTGCTCCGCCGCAGCCGCGACTTGATTATTGCCATTCTGGCCGGTTGCGGTATTGCAGCCCTGGCCTACGCCATGATGACGCGCCCTCACCCCAGCGGCATCTCGCCCTTTTTTATCGAGAAAGCACTGCCACTGGGCGGCGGGGCCAACGTAGTCAACGTGATTCTGGTTGACTTCCGTGGCTTCGATACCTTTGGCGAAATCGTGGTACTGGCTATTGTGGCCTTGACGGTCTTTGCCCTGCTGCGTCGATTCCGTCCGCCTATTGAAGCCATCGCCCAGCCTCTGGCCCGTCGCCAAAACGTCAAGGATAGCCGTGAAGCCGTCTTTGTCGAGCCCGACCCCAAAACTGCCCTGCCCGAAGGCATCATGCAGATTCCTGCCGTCTTGCTGCGCTTGTTACTGCCTATCTCTACGCTGATCGCCTTGTACTTCCTGCTGCGCGGGCACAACCTGCCTGGTGGTGGTTTTGTGGGAGGCCTGATCATGGCAACCGGCATTATCTTGCAGTACATGGTCAGCGGCGTGGTGTGGATGGAGTCCCGCCCCCTGATTCAGCCGCAAACCTGGATTGGCTTGGGCCTGCTGACCGCCGGTGTGGCCGCCATGCTGGTCTGGGCCTTTAACAAGCCCTTCCTGTCCGCCCAAAGCTGGGATCTGCATCTGCCCCTGATTGGTGATGTGCATACCTCCAGCGCACTGATTTTTGACATCGGCGTGTTCATGCTGGTGATTGGCTCCACCATCCTGATTTTGATCGCATTGGCCCACCAGTCTCTACGGTTTTATCGCAAACTGCCGTCGTTGCAATCCGCCTCGAACGCTGCATCCGGGATGGAGGAAAAATAA